The proteins below are encoded in one region of Synchiropus splendidus isolate RoL2022-P1 chromosome 13, RoL_Sspl_1.0, whole genome shotgun sequence:
- the LOC128769703 gene encoding trichohyalin encodes LRPSRPPSASRPSAGGALLPSPAPSVSRALHHVQELRAKVLSGCRQPGRQAAGFHGATERCGPALSQRLHTKCPNSDSLTWTQLFVQGIAISTQGSCPLSTVVKEIKHVLEEVVYLLERLEADRQRAEDSLLREKRKKLFLETQLQRISARKCGSTIEKEKDTSNKDISDLKWQIKCASAALEQVGGALSDTKVLNQRFHQDVHCAREQLVNLKAQLDVQERLIQDVTRQQAEADEEHCRVQSHLLAAKEEMKKLEQQTNKEKDWMSEELLLLKTALDAQVTQLQQLEEQERHLSAEIKEAETTVATSEEKCVALEKDIPEMEVLETEQKRQISRLKRRVEDEAQLNRRLEEELAVLWQKLEESKQEGEAEVALVREQLWSKRSAHAALRTQHLEDERMVEENKMKISQSEKAVEQMLEQREQMLQKISHNDEQLGRAREEVTRGLARLRVSRAELQEQERRRGLREQRAGEELESLRRERRRREALRRLLQGQCAQISHQLQEQQRSSDLVLRKLKEEFEDVHSATESLEARLEELKKQRSQVERVESEHKEELAQLRREQQLKLERLSAVKAIEAASALRYEQVLSQITGLQRETEQLRQASARAQDDLGAMPEVIARLQRALGAAEFTDGSAALLLSTLRSDISRCQRGRQRSVRRHAAQVAGRTTRAGQAKEALALALEEKKRLAAEHEELKKLLSKHRQQTVRVLSESNHAHQSLQYYTQLSLLQKRMHKALVKHSRRHGLHMPWELDGCQSLSGETLEQRAPAAQDLVLLALCCADAVVEESALTPAALQQDSLGFSGALHLWLPLPASLFLRASNCKPTNSLLQANSPTEMFRGNAAPVTPRSQITFAES; translated from the exons CTCCGGCCCAGCAGACCCCCCTCCGCCTCGCGGCCCTCTGCTGGTGGTGCTCTTCTGCCGTCACCCGCTC CAAGTGTCAGCAGAGCCCTTCACCACGTCCAGGAGCTGAGGGCGAAGGTGCTCAGCGGCTGCCGGCAG cCAGGAAGACAGGCGGCTGGCTTTCATGGAGCGACTGAGCGGTGCGGCCCAGCTCTCAG TCAGAGACTCCACACCAAGTGCCCGAACTCTGACTCTTTGACGTGGACCCAGCTCTTTGTCCAGGGCATCGCCATCAGCACCCAAG GAAGTTGCCCACTGTCAACAGTGGTGAAGGAAATAAAGCATGTCCTTGAAGAGGTGGTGTATCTGCTGGAGCGTCTGGAGGCAGATCGGCAGCGCGCTGAAGATTCCCTcctgagggagaagaggaaaaagCTCTTCCTGGAGACACAACTTCAGAGGATCTCAGCAAGGAAGTGTGGTTCCACGATTGAAAAGG AGAAAGACACGTCCAACAAAGACATCTCTGACCTGAAGTGGCAGATAAAGTGCGCGTCGGCTGCTCTTGAGCAAGTCGGCGGTGCGCTCTCAGACACCAAGGTTTTGAACCAGCGCTTTCACCAGGACGTCCACTGTGCCAGAGAGCAGCTTGTCAATCTGAAGGCGCAGCTTGATGTTCAGGAGCGGCTGATACAGGATGTGACTCGACAACAAGCTGAG GCAGATGAGGAGCACTGCAGGGTGCAGTCGCATCTTCTGGCAGCAAAGGAGGAGATGAAAAAGTTGGAGCAGCAAACCAACAAGGAGAAGGATTGGATGAGCGaggagctcctgctgctgaagactGCGCTGGACGCCCAGGT GACCCAGTTGCAGCAACTGGAGGAACAAGAAAGGCATCTAAGTGCTGAGATCAAAGAAGCGGAGACAACCGTTGCCACTTCAGAAGAGAAGTGCGTGGCCTTGGAAAAGGACATTCCAGAAATGGAGGTGTTGGAGACGGAACAAAAGCGGCAG ATTTCCCGCCTGAAAAGAAGAGTTGAGGATGAGGCGCAGCTCAACCGAagactggaggaggagctggccgTCCTGTGGCAGAAGCTGGAGGAAAGC AAGCAGGAAGGAGAGGCCGAGGTTGCCCTCGTCCGAGAGCAGCTGTGGTCCAAACGCAGCGCTCACGCCGCTCTTCGCACCCAACACCTGGAGGATGAGCGGATGGTTGAGGAGAACAAGATGAAGATTTCACAGAG TGAGAAGGCAGTGGAGCAGATGCTGGAGCAGAGAgagcagatgctgcagaaaatcTCCCACAATGATGAGCAGTTGGGAAGAGCCAGGGAGGAGGTGACCCGAGGGCTGGCCCGCCTCCGTGTGAGCCGCGCcgagctgcaggagcaggagcgCCGCCGCGGGCTGAGGGAGCAGAGGGCCGGG gaggagctggagtcgCTGAGGAGGGAGCGGCGCCGGCGGGAGGCCCTCAGGCGGCTGCTGCAG GGACAGTGTGCGCAAATCAGCCATCAgcttcaggagcagcagaggagctcAGATTTGGTCTTACGGAagctgaaggaggagtttgAAGATGTCCACTCAGCCACGGAATCTTTGGAAGCCAGACTTGAG gagctgaagaagcagaGGTCCCAGGTGGAGCGGGTGGAGTCTGAGCACAAGGAGGAGCTGGCCCAGCTCCggagagagcagcagctgaagctggaGCGCCTGAGTGCCGTGAAG GCCATCGAGGCCGCCTCGGCGCTGAGGTACGAGCAGGTCCTGAGCCAGATCACTGGCCTCCAGAGGGAGACGGAGCAGCTCAGGCAGGCCTCGGCCCGCGCGCAGGACGACCTCGGCGCCATGCCGGAGGTCATCGCCAGGCTCCA GAGGGCTCTGGGTGCGGCGGAATTCACAGACGGCTCAGCTGCGCTCCTATTGAGCACCTTGCGGTCCGATATCAGCAGGTGCCAGCGTGGAAGGCAGCGATCCGTGCGGCGCCACGCGGCACAGGTCGCCGGCAGGACGACGCGGGCGGGCCAGGCCaag gaaGCCCTGGCTCTGGCCCTGGAAGAGAAGAAGCGTCTGGCGGCAGAGcatgaggagctgaagaagctcCTGAGCAAACACAGGCAGCAGACTGTGCGTGTGCTGAGTGAGAGCAACCACGCTCATCAATCTCTCCAGTACTACACGCAG CTCTCTTTGTTGCAGAAGAGGATGCACAAAGCTTTGGTGAAACACTCGAGACGACACGGCCTCCACATGCCGTGGGAGCTGGACGGCTGCCAGTCTCTTTCTGGGGAGACGCTGGAGCAGAGAGCCCCCGCAGCTCAG GACCTGGTGCTGCTGGC ACTGTGCTGCGCTGACGCTGTTGTGGAGGAGAGCGCCCTCACGCCGGCTGCTCTGCAGCAGGACAGCCTGGGCTTCTCTGGAGCTCTTCACCTCTGGCTCCCACTCCCAGCCAGCCTCTTCCTGAGGGCCTCTAACTGCAAGCCGACAAACAGCCTGCTGCAAGCCAACAGCCCCACTGAAATGTTCCGGGGGAACGCAGCGCCCGTGACCCCGAGAAGCCAGATAACCTTCGCTGAGTCTTGA
- the dtna gene encoding dystrobrevin alpha isoform X1 — MSSLLSQLKIEPALLLKSDVLLWCRLAVARSREQRTMVLCHRMTQDPGRSGHTMADRRQLLAEMRAQDLDSIRLSTYRTACKLRFVQRKCNLHLVDIWNVMEAFRENGLNSVELSAELSVARLQVLLSSIFHQLNKRMPTTHQINVEHSISLLLHFLLAAYDPEGHGKMSLFAVKTAVATICGGKILDKLRYIFAQISDASGTMVPSQFDHFLREALKLPVAVFEGPSFGYTEQAARTCFAQQKEVSLNTFLDTLMSDPPPPCLVWLPLMHRLANVENVFHPVECCYCHSQSMMGFRYRCQQCHHYQLCQDCFWRGHASGSHSNQHQMKEYTSWKSPAKKLSQALSKSLSCASSREPLHPVFPELDQRPLNLPHVVDTWPPRPVNSAEHSLSHSMPTSGNPYSTKHQDAGAEPERPRAAPHLLKGRGLNYSLHVADRLQDEHALIGLYVNLLQNNPRTCLLEGSAHQDEEHSLIARYAARLAADAAQQQRVPTDLPCSLDANKQQRQLIAELESKNREILQEIQRLRLQHQEASQPPPDRAQQNPTLLAELRHLRQRKEELEQRMSSLQESRRELMVQLEQLMMLLKTQGASSPRSSPSHTVNRPIPTPIHSDSACTTPTHTPQDSLLGVGGDVQEAFSQGPRRNLRTDLLVAADSITNTMSSLVKELNSEGGSETESTVDSEFGRNDFLPTTSSDSFFSYKTRSESAAEDHFEKELEQRLEEQLLRHRQDPEQTCLVSDAAPVTALLRGTGGQLLKSDSTGRLHQDISAPPPHAGATVSCSQGLSD, encoded by the exons ATGTCCAGCCTGCTCTCGCAGTTAAAGATAGAGCCGGCGCTCCTTCTAAAGTCAGACGTGTTGTTGTGGTGTCGGCTGGCTGTCGCGAGGAGCAGAGAGCAGCGGACGATGGTCCTGTGCCACAG AATGACGCAGGACCCGGGGCGGAGTGGCCACACCATGGCGGACAGACGGCAGCTCCTGGCTgagatga GAGCTCAAGACTTGGACTCCATACGCTTATCCACCTACAGGACGGCCTGCAAGCTCCGATTTGTTCAGCGGAAATGTAACC tgcaCTTGGTGGACATCTGGAACGTGATGGAGGCCTTCCGTGAGAACGGCCTCAACAGCGTGGAGCTCAGCGCCGAGCTGAGCGTGGCGCGTCTCCAGGTCTTGCTCTCCAGCATATTTCACCAGCTCAACAAGCGCATGCCGACCACCCACCAGATCAACGTGGAGCACTCCATCAGCCTGCTGCTCCACTTCCTGCTGGCGGCCTACGACCC GGAAGGCCATGGCAAGATGTCGCTGTTTGCGGTGAAGACGGCCGTGGCAACCATCTGTGGAGGGAAGATCCTGGATAAATTAAGAT ATATTTTTGCCCAGATATCGGATGCCTCCGGGACCATGGTGCCCTCGCAGTTCGACCACTTCCTGAGGGAGGCTCTCAAGCTGCCCGTGGCGGTTTTTGAAGGGCCGTCGTTCGGCTACACGGAGCAAGCCGCTCGGACCTGCTTCGCCCagcag AAGGAGGTCTCGCTCAACACCTTCCTGGATACGCTGATGTCAGACCCGCCCCCTCCCTGCCTGGTGTGGCTGCCCCTCATGCATCGCCTTGCCAACGTGGAGAACG TCTTTCACCCGGTGGAGTGCTGCTACTGCCACAGCCAGAGCATGATGGGCTTCCGCTACCGCTGCCAGCAGTGTCATCATTACCAGCTGTGTCAGGACTGCTTCTGGAGAGGCCATGCCAGCGGTTCCCATAGCAACCAGCATCAAATGAAGGAGTACACGTCGTGG AAATCCCCCGCCAAGAAGCTGTCGCAGGCGCTGAGCAAGTCGCTGAGCTGCGCCTCTAGCCGGGAGCCGCTGCACCCCGTCTTCCCTGAGCTGGACCAGAGACCCCTCAACCTGCCTCACGTCGT CGACACCTG GCCGCCTCGACCCGTCAACAGCGCCGAGCACTCGCTCTCCCACTCCATGCCGACGTCAGGGAACCCTTACTCCACCAAACA CCAGGACGCAGGTGCTGAGCCGGAGAGGCCGCGGGCCGCTCCTCATCTGCTGAAAGGTCGAGG GTTGAACTACAGCCTCCACGTGGCTGACAGGCTCCAGGACGAGCACGCTCTCATTGGCCTCTATGTGAACCTGCTTCAAAACAACCCCAGAACATG TTTGCTGGAGGGCAGCGCCCATCAAGATGAAGAGCACAGCCTCATCGCCCGCTACGCTGCTCGCCTGGCTGCCGACGCGGCG cagcagcagagggtcCCTACAGACCTCCCGTGCTCGCTGGATGCCAACAAACAACAGAGGCAGCTCATTGCTGAGCTGGAGAGCAAGAACAG AGAGATCCTGCAGGAGATCCAGCGCCTGCGTCTGCAGCACCAAGAGGCCTCGCAGCCGCCTCCGGACCGGGCCCAGCAGAACCCCACTCTCCTGGCCGAGCTGCGTCACCTCAG GCAACgcaaggaggagctggagcagagaATGTCTTCCCTGCAGGAGAGTCGCAGGGAGCTCATGgtgcagctggagcagctgatgaTGCTTCTGAAG ACTCAGGGTGCCAGCTCCCCTCGCTCCTCCCCCAGTCACACCGTCAACAGGCCCATCCCCACGCCCATCCACTCGGACTCTGCCTGCACCACCCCGACACACACCCCGCAGGACTCCCTCCTGGGTGTGGGAGGGGATGTGCAGGAGGCCTTTTCGCAGG GTCCAAGAAGAAACTTGAGGACCGACCTTCTCGTCGCGGCTGACTCCATCACCAACACCATGTCCTCCCTCGTGAAAGAGTTGAATTCAG AGGGTGGCAGTGAGACTGAGAGCACCGTGGATTCAGAGTTTGGCCGGAATGATTTTTTACCAACCACCTCTTCCGACTCCTTCTTCTCCTATAAGACAAG GAGTGAGAGTGCTGCGGAGGATCACTTTgagaaggagctggagcagcgtctggaggagcagctgctgaggcACAGACAGGATCCAGAGCAGACGTGTTTGGTGA GTGACGCTGCGCCCGTGACTGCCCTGCTCCGAGGCACAG GTGGGCAGCTGCTGAAGAGTGACAGCACTGGCCGCCTCCACCAAGATATTTCAGCCCCGCCTCCTCACGCAGGTGCAACTGTGAGCTGCAGCCAAGGACTCAGCGACTGA
- the dtna gene encoding dystrobrevin alpha isoform X2 has product MSSLLSQLKIEPALLLKSDVLLWCRLAVARSREQRTMVLCHRMTQDPGRSGHTMADRRQLLAEMRAQDLDSIRLSTYRTACKLRFVQRKCNLHLVDIWNVMEAFRENGLNSVELSAELSVARLQVLLSSIFHQLNKRMPTTHQINVEHSISLLLHFLLAAYDPEGHGKMSLFAVKTAVATICGGKILDKLRYIFAQISDASGTMVPSQFDHFLREALKLPVAVFEGPSFGYTEQAARTCFAQQKEVSLNTFLDTLMSDPPPPCLVWLPLMHRLANVENVFHPVECCYCHSQSMMGFRYRCQQCHHYQLCQDCFWRGHASGSHSNQHQMKEYTSWKSPAKKLSQALSKSLSCASSREPLHPVFPELDQRPLNLPHVVDTWPPRPVNSAEHSLSHSMPTSGNPYSTKQLNYSLHVADRLQDEHALIGLYVNLLQNNPRTCLLEGSAHQDEEHSLIARYAARLAADAAQQQRVPTDLPCSLDANKQQRQLIAELESKNREILQEIQRLRLQHQEASQPPPDRAQQNPTLLAELRHLRQRKEELEQRMSSLQESRRELMVQLEQLMMLLKTQGASSPRSSPSHTVNRPIPTPIHSDSACTTPTHTPQDSLLGVGGDVQEAFSQGPRRNLRTDLLVAADSITNTMSSLVKELNSEGGSETESTVDSEFGRNDFLPTTSSDSFFSYKTRSESAAEDHFEKELEQRLEEQLLRHRQDPEQTCLVSDAAPVTALLRGTGGQLLKSDSTGRLHQDISAPPPHAGATVSCSQGLSD; this is encoded by the exons ATGTCCAGCCTGCTCTCGCAGTTAAAGATAGAGCCGGCGCTCCTTCTAAAGTCAGACGTGTTGTTGTGGTGTCGGCTGGCTGTCGCGAGGAGCAGAGAGCAGCGGACGATGGTCCTGTGCCACAG AATGACGCAGGACCCGGGGCGGAGTGGCCACACCATGGCGGACAGACGGCAGCTCCTGGCTgagatga GAGCTCAAGACTTGGACTCCATACGCTTATCCACCTACAGGACGGCCTGCAAGCTCCGATTTGTTCAGCGGAAATGTAACC tgcaCTTGGTGGACATCTGGAACGTGATGGAGGCCTTCCGTGAGAACGGCCTCAACAGCGTGGAGCTCAGCGCCGAGCTGAGCGTGGCGCGTCTCCAGGTCTTGCTCTCCAGCATATTTCACCAGCTCAACAAGCGCATGCCGACCACCCACCAGATCAACGTGGAGCACTCCATCAGCCTGCTGCTCCACTTCCTGCTGGCGGCCTACGACCC GGAAGGCCATGGCAAGATGTCGCTGTTTGCGGTGAAGACGGCCGTGGCAACCATCTGTGGAGGGAAGATCCTGGATAAATTAAGAT ATATTTTTGCCCAGATATCGGATGCCTCCGGGACCATGGTGCCCTCGCAGTTCGACCACTTCCTGAGGGAGGCTCTCAAGCTGCCCGTGGCGGTTTTTGAAGGGCCGTCGTTCGGCTACACGGAGCAAGCCGCTCGGACCTGCTTCGCCCagcag AAGGAGGTCTCGCTCAACACCTTCCTGGATACGCTGATGTCAGACCCGCCCCCTCCCTGCCTGGTGTGGCTGCCCCTCATGCATCGCCTTGCCAACGTGGAGAACG TCTTTCACCCGGTGGAGTGCTGCTACTGCCACAGCCAGAGCATGATGGGCTTCCGCTACCGCTGCCAGCAGTGTCATCATTACCAGCTGTGTCAGGACTGCTTCTGGAGAGGCCATGCCAGCGGTTCCCATAGCAACCAGCATCAAATGAAGGAGTACACGTCGTGG AAATCCCCCGCCAAGAAGCTGTCGCAGGCGCTGAGCAAGTCGCTGAGCTGCGCCTCTAGCCGGGAGCCGCTGCACCCCGTCTTCCCTGAGCTGGACCAGAGACCCCTCAACCTGCCTCACGTCGT CGACACCTG GCCGCCTCGACCCGTCAACAGCGCCGAGCACTCGCTCTCCCACTCCATGCCGACGTCAGGGAACCCTTACTCCACCAAACA GTTGAACTACAGCCTCCACGTGGCTGACAGGCTCCAGGACGAGCACGCTCTCATTGGCCTCTATGTGAACCTGCTTCAAAACAACCCCAGAACATG TTTGCTGGAGGGCAGCGCCCATCAAGATGAAGAGCACAGCCTCATCGCCCGCTACGCTGCTCGCCTGGCTGCCGACGCGGCG cagcagcagagggtcCCTACAGACCTCCCGTGCTCGCTGGATGCCAACAAACAACAGAGGCAGCTCATTGCTGAGCTGGAGAGCAAGAACAG AGAGATCCTGCAGGAGATCCAGCGCCTGCGTCTGCAGCACCAAGAGGCCTCGCAGCCGCCTCCGGACCGGGCCCAGCAGAACCCCACTCTCCTGGCCGAGCTGCGTCACCTCAG GCAACgcaaggaggagctggagcagagaATGTCTTCCCTGCAGGAGAGTCGCAGGGAGCTCATGgtgcagctggagcagctgatgaTGCTTCTGAAG ACTCAGGGTGCCAGCTCCCCTCGCTCCTCCCCCAGTCACACCGTCAACAGGCCCATCCCCACGCCCATCCACTCGGACTCTGCCTGCACCACCCCGACACACACCCCGCAGGACTCCCTCCTGGGTGTGGGAGGGGATGTGCAGGAGGCCTTTTCGCAGG GTCCAAGAAGAAACTTGAGGACCGACCTTCTCGTCGCGGCTGACTCCATCACCAACACCATGTCCTCCCTCGTGAAAGAGTTGAATTCAG AGGGTGGCAGTGAGACTGAGAGCACCGTGGATTCAGAGTTTGGCCGGAATGATTTTTTACCAACCACCTCTTCCGACTCCTTCTTCTCCTATAAGACAAG GAGTGAGAGTGCTGCGGAGGATCACTTTgagaaggagctggagcagcgtctggaggagcagctgctgaggcACAGACAGGATCCAGAGCAGACGTGTTTGGTGA GTGACGCTGCGCCCGTGACTGCCCTGCTCCGAGGCACAG GTGGGCAGCTGCTGAAGAGTGACAGCACTGGCCGCCTCCACCAAGATATTTCAGCCCCGCCTCCTCACGCAGGTGCAACTGTGAGCTGCAGCCAAGGACTCAGCGACTGA
- the dtna gene encoding dystrobrevin alpha isoform X3 codes for MSSLLSQLKIEPALLLKSDVLLWCRLAVARSREQRTMVLCHRMTQDPGRSGHTMADRRQLLAEMRAQDLDSIRLSTYRTACKLRFVQRKCNLHLVDIWNVMEAFRENGLNSVELSAELSVARLQVLLSSIFHQLNKRMPTTHQINVEHSISLLLHFLLAAYDPEGHGKMSLFAVKTAVATICGGKILDKLRYIFAQISDASGTMVPSQFDHFLREALKLPVAVFEGPSFGYTEQAARTCFAQQKEVSLNTFLDTLMSDPPPPCLVWLPLMHRLANVENVFHPVECCYCHSQSMMGFRYRCQQCHHYQLCQDCFWRGHASGSHSNQHQMKEYTSWKSPAKKLSQALSKSLSCASSREPLHPVFPELDQRPLNLPHVVDTWPPRPVNSAEHSLSHSMPTSGNPYSTKHLLEGSAHQDEEHSLIARYAARLAADAAQQQRVPTDLPCSLDANKQQRQLIAELESKNREILQEIQRLRLQHQEASQPPPDRAQQNPTLLAELRHLRQRKEELEQRMSSLQESRRELMVQLEQLMMLLKTQGASSPRSSPSHTVNRPIPTPIHSDSACTTPTHTPQDSLLGVGGDVQEAFSQGPRRNLRTDLLVAADSITNTMSSLVKELNSEGGSETESTVDSEFGRNDFLPTTSSDSFFSYKTRSESAAEDHFEKELEQRLEEQLLRHRQDPEQTCLVSDAAPVTALLRGTGGQLLKSDSTGRLHQDISAPPPHAGATVSCSQGLSD; via the exons ATGTCCAGCCTGCTCTCGCAGTTAAAGATAGAGCCGGCGCTCCTTCTAAAGTCAGACGTGTTGTTGTGGTGTCGGCTGGCTGTCGCGAGGAGCAGAGAGCAGCGGACGATGGTCCTGTGCCACAG AATGACGCAGGACCCGGGGCGGAGTGGCCACACCATGGCGGACAGACGGCAGCTCCTGGCTgagatga GAGCTCAAGACTTGGACTCCATACGCTTATCCACCTACAGGACGGCCTGCAAGCTCCGATTTGTTCAGCGGAAATGTAACC tgcaCTTGGTGGACATCTGGAACGTGATGGAGGCCTTCCGTGAGAACGGCCTCAACAGCGTGGAGCTCAGCGCCGAGCTGAGCGTGGCGCGTCTCCAGGTCTTGCTCTCCAGCATATTTCACCAGCTCAACAAGCGCATGCCGACCACCCACCAGATCAACGTGGAGCACTCCATCAGCCTGCTGCTCCACTTCCTGCTGGCGGCCTACGACCC GGAAGGCCATGGCAAGATGTCGCTGTTTGCGGTGAAGACGGCCGTGGCAACCATCTGTGGAGGGAAGATCCTGGATAAATTAAGAT ATATTTTTGCCCAGATATCGGATGCCTCCGGGACCATGGTGCCCTCGCAGTTCGACCACTTCCTGAGGGAGGCTCTCAAGCTGCCCGTGGCGGTTTTTGAAGGGCCGTCGTTCGGCTACACGGAGCAAGCCGCTCGGACCTGCTTCGCCCagcag AAGGAGGTCTCGCTCAACACCTTCCTGGATACGCTGATGTCAGACCCGCCCCCTCCCTGCCTGGTGTGGCTGCCCCTCATGCATCGCCTTGCCAACGTGGAGAACG TCTTTCACCCGGTGGAGTGCTGCTACTGCCACAGCCAGAGCATGATGGGCTTCCGCTACCGCTGCCAGCAGTGTCATCATTACCAGCTGTGTCAGGACTGCTTCTGGAGAGGCCATGCCAGCGGTTCCCATAGCAACCAGCATCAAATGAAGGAGTACACGTCGTGG AAATCCCCCGCCAAGAAGCTGTCGCAGGCGCTGAGCAAGTCGCTGAGCTGCGCCTCTAGCCGGGAGCCGCTGCACCCCGTCTTCCCTGAGCTGGACCAGAGACCCCTCAACCTGCCTCACGTCGT CGACACCTG GCCGCCTCGACCCGTCAACAGCGCCGAGCACTCGCTCTCCCACTCCATGCCGACGTCAGGGAACCCTTACTCCACCAAACA TTTGCTGGAGGGCAGCGCCCATCAAGATGAAGAGCACAGCCTCATCGCCCGCTACGCTGCTCGCCTGGCTGCCGACGCGGCG cagcagcagagggtcCCTACAGACCTCCCGTGCTCGCTGGATGCCAACAAACAACAGAGGCAGCTCATTGCTGAGCTGGAGAGCAAGAACAG AGAGATCCTGCAGGAGATCCAGCGCCTGCGTCTGCAGCACCAAGAGGCCTCGCAGCCGCCTCCGGACCGGGCCCAGCAGAACCCCACTCTCCTGGCCGAGCTGCGTCACCTCAG GCAACgcaaggaggagctggagcagagaATGTCTTCCCTGCAGGAGAGTCGCAGGGAGCTCATGgtgcagctggagcagctgatgaTGCTTCTGAAG ACTCAGGGTGCCAGCTCCCCTCGCTCCTCCCCCAGTCACACCGTCAACAGGCCCATCCCCACGCCCATCCACTCGGACTCTGCCTGCACCACCCCGACACACACCCCGCAGGACTCCCTCCTGGGTGTGGGAGGGGATGTGCAGGAGGCCTTTTCGCAGG GTCCAAGAAGAAACTTGAGGACCGACCTTCTCGTCGCGGCTGACTCCATCACCAACACCATGTCCTCCCTCGTGAAAGAGTTGAATTCAG AGGGTGGCAGTGAGACTGAGAGCACCGTGGATTCAGAGTTTGGCCGGAATGATTTTTTACCAACCACCTCTTCCGACTCCTTCTTCTCCTATAAGACAAG GAGTGAGAGTGCTGCGGAGGATCACTTTgagaaggagctggagcagcgtctggaggagcagctgctgaggcACAGACAGGATCCAGAGCAGACGTGTTTGGTGA GTGACGCTGCGCCCGTGACTGCCCTGCTCCGAGGCACAG GTGGGCAGCTGCTGAAGAGTGACAGCACTGGCCGCCTCCACCAAGATATTTCAGCCCCGCCTCCTCACGCAGGTGCAACTGTGAGCTGCAGCCAAGGACTCAGCGACTGA
- the mapre2 gene encoding microtubule-associated protein RP/EB family member 2 translates to MPGPTQALSPNGENNNEFGQDNGANIIPYRKNTVRGERAYSWGMAVNVYSTSITQETMSRHDITAWVNDILALNYTKVEQLSSGAAYCQFMDLLFPGCISLKKVKFQAKLEHEYIHNFKVLQASFKRVNVDKIIPVEKLVKGRFQDNLDFIQWFKKFFDANYDGKEYDPVAARQGQDAIPPPDPGEQIFNLPKKSPHAASSPTAGALRSASAIPKSSTPTSRPSSAKKIPASSASAAPAKGEKELEAQVTLLTENVSELRVALEGMERERDYYFGKLREVETLCQEQGEENAALVDRIMEILYSSEDQEGEGDLAEGDGQKAYEEEEEQDEY, encoded by the exons ATGCCCGGTCCCACCCAAGCCCTGTCCCCAAATGGAGAGAACAACAACGAGTTCGGCCAGGACAACGGAGCCAACATCATCCCCTACCGGAAGAATACGGTCCGGGGAGAGCGCGCCTACAG CTGGGGGATGGCGGTTAACGTGTACTCCACCTCCATAACCCAGGAGACGATGAGCAGGCATGACATCACGGCCTGGGTCAACGATATTCTCGCTCTCAACTACACAAAAGTGGAGCAGCTGTCTTCAG GAGCAGCCTACTGCCAGTTCATGGATCTGCTATTCCCAGGCTGCATCAGTCTTAAGAAGGTCAAGTTCCAAGCCAAGCTGGAGCACGAATACATTCACAACTTCAAAGTATTACAAGCGTCGTTCAAAAGGGTGAATGTGGACAAG ATTATTCCCGTGGAGAAGCTGGTGAAGGGCCGATTTCAGGATAACCTTGACTTCATCCAGTGGTTCAAAAAGTTCTTTGACGCCAACTACGATGGTAAAGAGTACGACCCAGTTGCAGCTAGGCAGGGTCAGGATGCTATCCCGCCACCAGACCCCGGCGAGCAGATCTTCAACTTGCCGAAGAAGTCCCCCCACGCTGCCAGCTCTCCGACCGCAG GAGCGTTGAGGTCTGCCTCTGCAATCCCGAAGTCTTCAACACCAACATCCAGACCCTCGTCAGCCAAAAAGATACCTGCATCTTCTGCATCTGCAGCTCCAGCCAAAGgagagaaggagctggaggcaCAGGTCACTCTTCTAACTGAAAAT GTGAGCGAATTAAGAGTTGCACTGGAGGGGATGGAGCGGGAGCGGGACTACTACTTTGGGAAGCTGCGTGAAGTGGAGACGCTGTGCCAGGAGCAGGGCGAGGAGAATGCAGCTTTGGTGGACAGGATAATGGAGATCCTGTACAGCTCAGAAGACCAG GAGGGCGAAGGAGATCTGGCCGAGGGGGACGGACAGAAAGcctatgaggaggaggaggagcaagaCGAATACTGA